The Verrucomicrobiota bacterium genome includes the window GGTGCCACCGATGGCAATTGTATCGGCCGCCCGCTTTCCGGAACGCGCCTCGGCCTGGGTCATCTTCCGTGTGCCGGCCAACAACCGCGTGATGCGCACGCCGATCTGCGGGGCGGTTTGAAGCAGAAACACCTTGTCGCCTCCAGGGCTCTGGCGGATTTTCTCGATCCGCTTCCAAATGCTGCGCCGGTGCTCGACTTCCAGGCGGCTGAGTTCGCCAATATTCAATCCATCCGTGCTTGGGCCGCGCAGGTTTACCCAGCGCACACTGGATAGCGGTTCAATCGTGCCAAGATTCTTAAACCCCGCAGCTTTCAGCTTTTCCATATCGGCACGATCCGCGTTGCCGACCCGGTGCACCAGGCCGATGGCGTGCAGGCGTTGCTCGTGCTCCGCCCCGGCCGCGGCAAAAACATCCCCGTCGCCGGTGGCGTCCACGACCACCTTGGCCCGGATGGCCTGGCGGCCCGCCTTGCTTTCAAGCACCACGCCACACACCGCATTGCCGTCCATCACCACGTCGGCCACCCAGCAATGGAAGAACATCTTTACACCCGCCTCCTCCACCATCTCATCCATCATGATTTTAGTGATCTCAGGATCGGTGGTTGGATCCGGCCGGCCGACCCGGTTGGTGGACCCCTCGGGATGGCTGGCAATGCGCTCAAGCAGTTCGTCACCCACGCCGCGCACCACTTTGGTCAGCACGCCATTTTCAGTCGCGTGGGTCGGGTAAACCAGCAGCACCAGCCCGCCCGCCCAAAGGCCGCCGAGATATCCGTAACGCTCGACCAGGGTGGTCTTCGCTCCCGCCCGGGCGGCAGCAATGGCCGCAGTAAAGCCGGCGGGGCCGCCCCCCACAACGAGCACGTCGGTCTCGTGCATGACCGACAGCGGACGTTCGGGCTGAATGATCTTGTCGCCCACCAGTCGGGCCGGGTAACGGTCACGCGCCGTGACCGGGACCACCGTATTTTCCCGCACCGCACCCTGCTTGGCGTTTTTATCCGCTTCGTCGGCGACCAAACGGGTGGCAAAGGGCGCGCCGAACCCGGCGGCAGTTAAAAGCTTGAGCAGTTGGCGGCGGTTTAAATTCGTGTTCATGGAGGTTATTTATCCAATTATGAGGCGGACTGCAATGAGTGATTTCGCGATTTTCTCATTCGTGCTTCATAGTTTAGCATTGAAAGGCGTCACGTGAATGTCGTCCAGTTCAATCCCTTTCTCCCCGCCCCAACTCTCCGCAGTCTACTTTTTCAAGCCCCACAGAGTTCAAAGTCGAAATGGAAAGGCGGTCCCCTAAAACACCGGTTGCGCAGCATTCGGTGTGGCGGAGTTCAGATCTGGCCGTTGTCCAAATCTGGGGGATTGATCGTTCCTTCGCTGGGCTCTTGCCAAACAACAATCGGCTTGCCGCGGGTGCCTGTCTGGGTTTATTGTCGGGCCATGAAACGCATCACGTTTTTATGGTCGTTGGTTGGCTGCCTTATCGTTGCACCGTGGTTGGTCGCCCGCGGGGCTGAGCACAACTTCGCCAAGTG containing:
- a CDS encoding FAD-dependent oxidoreductase, whose amino-acid sequence is MNTNLNRRQLLKLLTAAGFGAPFATRLVADEADKNAKQGAVRENTVVPVTARDRYPARLVGDKIIQPERPLSVMHETDVLVVGGGPAGFTAAIAAARAGAKTTLVERYGYLGGLWAGGLVLLVYPTHATENGVLTKVVRGVGDELLERIASHPEGSTNRVGRPDPTTDPEITKIMMDEMVEEAGVKMFFHCWVADVVMDGNAVCGVVLESKAGRQAIRAKVVVDATGDGDVFAAAGAEHEQRLHAIGLVHRVGNADRADMEKLKAAGFKNLGTIEPLSSVRWVNLRGPSTDGLNIGELSRLEVEHRRSIWKRIEKIRQSPGGDKVFLLQTAPQIGVRITRLLAGTRKMTQAEARSGKRAADTIAIGGTYGASQSKPGFAIPYGALVPRKVDNLIAAGRCLDVDTPMVEDMRLIATCLLTGHAAGAAAGLSTQSKCRPREVDVAQLRSLLVKQGAYLG